A region from the Silene latifolia isolate original U9 population chromosome 7, ASM4854445v1, whole genome shotgun sequence genome encodes:
- the LOC141591904 gene encoding wound-induced basic protein, which translates to MIYDVNSPLFRSFLSQKGGASDKRKTEEQKPKEQRFKASENKPVMNE; encoded by the exons ATGATTTACGACGTGAATTCCCCACTTTTCCGATCATTTCTCAGCCAAAAGGGTGGTGCTTCTGACAAGAG GAAAACAGAGGAGCAGAAGCCAAAGGAGCAGAGGTTTAAAGCAAGCGAGAACAAGCCTGTTATGAATGAGTGA